GACTTCCTCCGAAAAGGGCTTTCGGAGAAGGGGTACACGGTCGACGTCGCGGCCGACAGCGACGTGGCGCTCGAGTGCGCGGTGGCCGAGCCCCACGACCTGATCGTCCTCGACCTGCTGCTGCCCGGGTCGCGTGACGGTCTCGAGCTGTGCCGGGAGCTCCGGCGGCGGGGGATTTCGTCGAAGATCCTCATGCTGACCGCGCGCGACACGGTCGAGAACAAGATCGAAGGGCTCGACTCCGGCGCGGACGACTACCTCGTCAAGCCGTTCTCGTACCGCGAGCTCCTCGCGCGGCTGCGGGCGCTCACCCGCCGGAGCGAGATCAAGGAAGCCGGGCCGCTCGAATGCGAAGGCCTCGTCTACGAGCCGTCCTCCCGGACCGCGCGGATGGGAGAAGCGACCGTCGAGCTGACGATGCGCGAAGGAGCCATCCTCGAGCTGCTGCTCCGCCGGAAGGGAAAGGTCGTCTCGCGCGCGGAGATCGCGGCTCGCGTGTGGGAGGACACCTCCGATCTCTCGACGAACATCATCGACGTGTACATCAATTCGATCCGGAAGAAGATCGACGGCCCCTCGCGGGGCCGCATCCGGACGGTCCGCGGCGTCGGCTACTCGATGGGGGCCTGATCGTGGGCGACGACGAGACCGAAGTCGACGCGCGGCTGGCCGATCTGGAGCGCCGCGAGATCGAGCAGGCGCAGTTCATCGCCGACGTTTCGCACGAGCTCCGGACGCCGCTCACGATCCTGCGCGGCGGGATCGAGGTGGCGATCGAGGGGGAGCGCAGCGCCGACGAGTACCGGCAGGCCCTCTCGGAAGCGCTCGTCGAGGTCCAGCACCTGATCCGGATCTCGGAGAACCTCCTCTTCCTCGCGCGCGGGACCGCGGGCCGCGTGACGATCTCCTTCGCGAGGGTCGACCTTCGCCGGTTCGCCGAGGAGCGCGTCCGGGAGTTCGAGACCGCCGCGATCGAGAAAGGGCTCGAGCTGACGTTCGAGGGATCCGCCCGGCCCGTGGAGATCCTCGCGGATCGCAACCGCCTGAAAGAGGTCTTCCAGAACCTGCTCGAGAACGCGATCCGGTACACGGAGAAAGGGCACGTCCGGGTGCGGGTCTCGGCCGACGGCGCCCATGCCCGGCTCGACGTCGAGGACACGGGGGTCGGCATCGACGCGGCCGACGTGCCGAACGTCTTCGACCGTTTCTTCCGTTCCGACCGCGCCCGGCGCGCGTACAAGGGAGGGTCCGGCCTCGGGCTCTCGATCGTGCGCTGGATCGTCGAGGCGCACAAGGGGAGCGTCCGCGTCGAGAGCGAGCCGGGCCGGGGTTCGTCGTTCACCGTGCTCTTTCCCCGGATCGGCTAGCCGCGTCCCCGTTCCGCCCCGGATTGATCCCCCTTCCCGCCTGCGATAGGCTCTGCCCAATCCCGACGGGACTCTCCAGGAGGTTTCCGATGATGGCTGCCGATCCGCAGCGGGCGGAAGTACCCGCCGGCGCGCCGCCCGTGCCCGACGACATGCACGACGGGCCGGACGAGCTCGCGGCGGGTCACCCGCTGCACGAGGCGCTGTCCCTCTGCCGGGAGCTCCTCGGGGCCTGCCACGACGGCGCCGCCGTCCGCGCCGCGGAGACGGGGCGCCGCCGGTCGCTCCTCGGCGCCTGGGCGGCCGGAGCCGGCGCCCTGGCCGTCGTCCTCGCGGTCGTCTCGACGACCTGGGCGGCGCGCGGGACGCGCCCTCCGGGAGCGGAGCGGCCGCTCGCGATCGCGACGGCCGTGGCGGCGGCCGCCTCTCTCGCCCTGCTTTCCGCGCGCGGGATCCTTTCGTCCCGGCGCACGTGGCTCGCGGATCGCGCCCGGGTGGAGGGGTGCCGCCAGGCGAAGTTCCGGTTCCTGCTCGACCCGTCGCTCTGGAGCCGCCGCGGCGAGGAATCCCGCGAGCGCATCGACCGGTTCCGGTCGGAGGCGGAGGCCCTCGCGCGGCTCGGTCCCGACGGGGCGTCCGCCTGGGCGGAGGCGGACGCGATCCCGACCTCCCGCACCATCCCGGTCGGAAGCGGCATCGATCCGCATACCGTCCACACGCTGATGGATTACTACCAGGCGCGCCGGATCGATCCCCAGCTCGCCCGACTCGCGCGCGAGGGCGGCCGGCGAGGAGGCCATCCGCTGCAGCCGCCTCCTGCGGCGCTCCTCGCCGCGAGCGTCGTCGGGATCCTCGGGGCCGCCGTCCTCCGGCTCCTCCCGTCGACGCCGACGAGCGTGCTCCCGTCGATCCTCGTCGGCGCCGCTCTCGTCCTTCCGTTCGTCGCCGCGGCGCTCCGGTCCACGGCGATCGGCGCGTCCTCCGAGCCGCTCCGCCGGCGCGCCGCCGCCCGGCATCGGGCCCTGGCGGAGCTCTCCGGACGCCTCCAGAAGGTGAGCGGCGCGGAGGCGATCTTCCGCGAGATGGGATTCTGCGAGGACGTGCTCGAATCGGAAGGACGGGATCGAATCCGGCGCGACCTTTCCGGCGGCTGGATCGGCTAAAGGATTTCTCAAGGAAGCCGGCGCCGGCGGCGCGGGTGCTACGTTTCCGAAATGCCCACGTGGCGCTCGCGTCTGTCCTGTGCCCTCCTCGCGGCGGCGGCCGCCACCACCGCGTCCCACGCCGCAAACTCTTCCGTGCCGTCGCACCGGGTTTTCCGGCCGACCGCGCCGGAGACGGAATACTACAAACTCAAGCACCTGATGGCCGACGGGATGATGCCCAACTACAAGGCGCTCTGGGCGGGATTTCGCCGCGACGATGCGGATTCGGTCAGGCAGGCGCTCGCCTACATCGCCTCCCTCGCGCGCGACGCCGGCCGATATCCGCTTCCCGACGCGGCGCGAGCCGACCGCGGCGCGGATTTCCGGACCCGCATGCTCGGTCTCGCCGCCCGGTCCGAAGCGCTTTCTTCTCAGCTGCCGAAGGAGCGCGATGCGGTTTCCGCCCGCATCCTCTCCATTTACGGAGCGTGCCAGGAATGTCACGACAAGTACGCTCCGGACGAAGGACGGGAGCGCCGAAAGTACTCGCCTCCGCCGGCGTGAAGGTCTCGCGAACAATCTTTCCGTCTAAATCC
This window of the Thermoanaerobaculia bacterium genome carries:
- a CDS encoding response regulator transcription factor, with amino-acid sequence MTSILIVEDEKKIADFLRKGLSEKGYTVDVAADSDVALECAVAEPHDLIVLDLLLPGSRDGLELCRELRRRGISSKILMLTARDTVENKIEGLDSGADDYLVKPFSYRELLARLRALTRRSEIKEAGPLECEGLVYEPSSRTARMGEATVELTMREGAILELLLRRKGKVVSRAEIAARVWEDTSDLSTNIIDVYINSIRKKIDGPSRGRIRTVRGVGYSMGA
- a CDS encoding ATP-binding protein, with amino-acid sequence MGDDETEVDARLADLERREIEQAQFIADVSHELRTPLTILRGGIEVAIEGERSADEYRQALSEALVEVQHLIRISENLLFLARGTAGRVTISFARVDLRRFAEERVREFETAAIEKGLELTFEGSARPVEILADRNRLKEVFQNLLENAIRYTEKGHVRVRVSADGAHARLDVEDTGVGIDAADVPNVFDRFFRSDRARRAYKGGSGLGLSIVRWIVEAHKGSVRVESEPGRGSSFTVLFPRIG